One Orrella dioscoreae genomic window carries:
- a CDS encoding DUF2818 family protein → MLNNQDIAIWLLIALSLGMANLPFLTERVFAVVPWKQGGVAVAKPLWLRMGEVLVFYALVGAVAFSVEATLGNRYTQAWEFYAITFSLFLVLGYPGFVYRYLSRRRKMA, encoded by the coding sequence ATGCTGAACAATCAGGACATCGCCATCTGGCTCTTGATCGCGCTTTCGCTGGGCATGGCCAACCTGCCGTTCCTGACGGAGCGCGTGTTCGCGGTGGTGCCCTGGAAGCAGGGTGGGGTGGCCGTCGCCAAGCCGCTCTGGCTGCGCATGGGCGAGGTGCTGGTGTTCTACGCGCTGGTCGGCGCGGTGGCTTTCTCGGTCGAGGCCACGCTGGGCAACCGCTACACCCAGGCCTGGGAGTTCTACGCCATCACCTTCTCGCTGTTCCTGGTGCTGGGATATCCGGGTTTCGTGTACCGCTATCTCAGCCGCCGCCGCAAGATGGCCTGA
- a CDS encoding LacI family DNA-binding transcriptional regulator: MSRPKKAPATPGRQSASGVTVHDVARLAGVSAITVSRALNSPDQLSQGTLERVRAAIRETGYVPNLLARGLNANTSSRLVAMVVPTITGPIFSASVQALSRALARDNYQVMLGQTEYEDAREDALLDAIIGRRPDGIVLTGVMHSEHGRKRLIASGIPVVETWDLSDEPLDMLVGFSHEAVGRAVCDFFHAKGRRKLGILAARDVRAFRRGRAFIERARELGLPNVPESLVQMPGTLAGGREGLARLLREPGGVDAVFCSSDMLGLGALIEAQVQGVPVPEDLALVGFGDLDFAASLTPALSTVRIDAQAIGGQAARFIIDRGRGIAPPSRVVDVGFTLVERASSAV, translated from the coding sequence GTGTCTCGACCCAAGAAAGCGCCCGCTACGCCAGGCAGGCAATCCGCCAGCGGCGTCACCGTGCATGACGTGGCGCGCTTGGCGGGCGTGTCCGCCATCACGGTGTCGCGCGCCTTGAATTCACCGGACCAGCTGTCGCAAGGCACGCTGGAACGCGTGCGGGCGGCGATACGCGAGACGGGGTATGTGCCCAACCTGCTGGCGCGCGGCTTGAACGCCAACACCAGTTCGCGCCTGGTGGCGATGGTGGTGCCCACCATCACCGGACCGATCTTCTCGGCCAGCGTCCAGGCGCTCAGCCGGGCGCTGGCTCGCGACAACTACCAGGTGATGCTGGGCCAGACCGAATACGAGGATGCGCGCGAGGATGCCTTGCTGGACGCGATCATCGGCAGGCGGCCCGACGGCATCGTCCTGACGGGGGTGATGCATTCCGAGCACGGCCGCAAGCGGCTCATCGCCTCGGGCATTCCCGTGGTGGAAACCTGGGACCTCAGCGACGAACCGCTGGACATGCTGGTGGGCTTTTCGCATGAGGCGGTGGGGCGGGCAGTCTGTGATTTCTTCCATGCCAAGGGCCGCCGCAAACTGGGCATCCTGGCCGCCCGCGATGTGCGGGCGTTCCGGCGTGGCCGGGCGTTCATCGAACGTGCCCGCGAACTGGGGCTGCCGAACGTGCCCGAGTCGCTGGTGCAGATGCCCGGCACGCTGGCCGGGGGCAGGGAAGGGCTGGCGCGTCTGTTGCGTGAGCCGGGAGGCGTCGATGCCGTGTTCTGCAGCTCGGACATGCTGGGCCTGGGGGCGCTGATCGAAGCGCAGGTGCAGGGCGTGCCGGTGCCCGAAGACCTGGCGCTCGTCGGGTTCGGCGACCTGGATTTCGCGGCCAGCCTGACGCCGGCCTTGTCCACGGTGCGCATCGATGCCCAGGCCATCGGGGGGCAGGCTGCGCGTTTCATCATCGACCGTGGCCGCGGCATCGCGCCGCCCTCGCGCGTGGTGGACGTGGGATTCACCCTGGTCGAGCGTGCCAGCAGCGCGGTGTAG
- a CDS encoding Bug family tripartite tricarboxylate transporter substrate binding protein, with amino-acid sequence MKFRACLAALLLAATPLAHAADYPTKPVTIVVPFPAGGSTDNIARIIGAKMTEKTGQPFPVENKPGATGAIGAAQVKRAAADGYTLLVSSLAVFVVNPHLQKMLQYDPTKDFDLITVAVQAPNVLVAGPSGDAKDLAALVTQLKAKPDSLTFASSGSGSSDHLTAELFWQQTATKGVHVPYKGGAPAIQDLLGGQVQYSFQNINAVIPHIQAGKLRAIAVTGSQRSPLLPNVPTMAEGGVKNAEVYSWQAVAAPKGLPADVRARLNKDIVAIVNDPSVKPKLLEVGFEIVGNTPAEFEAFQQKELARWKQVIETGNITAN; translated from the coding sequence ATGAAATTTCGCGCATGCCTGGCCGCGCTGCTGCTGGCGGCCACGCCGCTGGCCCACGCCGCTGACTACCCCACGAAACCCGTCACCATCGTCGTGCCGTTCCCGGCCGGCGGCTCCACCGACAACATCGCCCGCATCATCGGCGCGAAGATGACCGAGAAAACCGGCCAGCCTTTCCCGGTGGAGAACAAACCCGGGGCCACGGGCGCCATCGGCGCGGCGCAGGTCAAGCGCGCGGCGGCGGATGGCTATACGCTGCTGGTGTCGTCGCTGGCGGTGTTCGTGGTGAACCCGCACCTGCAGAAGATGCTGCAATACGATCCGACCAAGGACTTCGACCTGATCACCGTGGCCGTGCAGGCGCCCAACGTACTGGTGGCGGGACCTTCTGGCGATGCCAAGGACCTGGCCGCGCTGGTGACGCAACTGAAGGCCAAGCCGGATTCGCTGACTTTCGCCTCCTCGGGCAGCGGCTCGTCCGATCACCTGACGGCCGAACTGTTCTGGCAGCAGACCGCCACGAAGGGCGTGCATGTGCCCTACAAGGGCGGCGCGCCGGCCATCCAGGACCTGCTGGGCGGCCAGGTGCAGTATTCGTTCCAGAACATCAACGCGGTGATTCCGCACATCCAGGCGGGCAAGCTGCGCGCCATTGCCGTGACGGGCAGCCAGCGTTCCCCGCTGCTGCCGAACGTGCCCACGATGGCCGAAGGCGGCGTGAAGAATGCCGAGGTCTATTCCTGGCAGGCCGTGGCCGCGCCCAAGGGGCTGCCCGCGGATGTGCGTGCCCGCCTGAACAAGGACATCGTGGCCATCGTCAATGACCCGAGCGTCAAGCCCAAGCTGCTGGAAGTGGGCTTCGAGATCGTGGGCAACACGCCTGCCGAATTCGAGGCCTTCCAGCAGAAGGAGCTGGCGCGCTGGAAGCAGGTGATCGAGACCGGCAACATCACCGCCAACTGA
- the gudD gene encoding glucarate dehydratase translates to MNAVSNAGKEAAPAVVDMRVVPVAGHDSMLLNLSGAHAPFFTRNIVILTDSAGHVGLGEVPGGEAIRKTLEEARGLVVGSSIGALRSTLNQVRARFADRDAGGRGLQTFDLRTTVHVVTALESALLDLLGRHLGVTVAELLGEGQQRDEVEMLGYLFFVGDRRKTDLPYRVEADADCAWQRRRNEVAMTPEGVVELAQAAYERYGFQDFKLKGGALRGEEEIAAIHALHEAFPKARITLDPNGGWLLRDAIRLCKDMHGVLAYAEDPCGAEGGYSGREVMAEFRLATGLPTATNMVATDWRQMGHAIQLQSVDIPLADPHFWTMQGSVRVAQMCHEWGLTWGSHSNNHFDISLAMFTHVGAAAPGRITALDTHWIWQDGQRLTKEPPKIEGGKVKVPKQAGLGLEIDEAQLEAAHALYLQHGLGARDDAIAMQYLIPNWTFDSKRPCMVR, encoded by the coding sequence ATGAACGCAGTGAGCAATGCAGGAAAAGAGGCGGCGCCGGCCGTCGTGGACATGCGCGTCGTTCCCGTGGCGGGACACGACAGCATGCTGTTGAACCTGAGCGGCGCGCACGCGCCCTTCTTCACGCGCAATATCGTGATCCTGACCGACAGCGCCGGCCACGTCGGCCTGGGCGAGGTGCCGGGCGGCGAAGCCATCCGCAAGACGCTGGAAGAGGCGCGCGGCCTGGTGGTCGGCTCGTCCATCGGCGCACTGCGCAGCACGCTGAATCAGGTGCGCGCCAGGTTTGCCGACCGTGATGCCGGTGGCCGTGGCCTGCAGACCTTCGACCTGCGCACGACCGTGCACGTGGTCACCGCGCTGGAGTCGGCGCTACTGGACCTGTTGGGACGGCACCTGGGCGTGACGGTGGCCGAGTTGCTGGGCGAAGGCCAGCAGCGCGACGAGGTGGAGATGCTGGGCTACCTGTTCTTCGTGGGCGATCGCCGCAAGACCGATCTGCCGTATCGCGTCGAGGCCGATGCGGATTGCGCCTGGCAGCGCCGCCGCAACGAGGTCGCGATGACGCCGGAAGGGGTGGTCGAGCTTGCCCAGGCCGCGTACGAGCGCTACGGCTTCCAGGACTTCAAGCTGAAAGGGGGCGCCTTGCGCGGCGAAGAAGAGATCGCGGCCATCCATGCCCTGCACGAAGCTTTCCCCAAGGCGCGCATCACGCTGGATCCCAATGGCGGCTGGCTGCTGCGCGACGCGATCCGCCTGTGCAAGGACATGCACGGCGTGCTGGCCTATGCGGAGGATCCTTGCGGCGCGGAAGGCGGCTACTCGGGCCGGGAAGTGATGGCGGAGTTCCGCCTGGCCACCGGCCTGCCCACGGCGACCAACATGGTGGCCACGGACTGGCGCCAGATGGGCCATGCGATCCAATTGCAGTCGGTCGACATCCCCCTGGCCGATCCGCACTTCTGGACCATGCAGGGGTCGGTGCGCGTGGCGCAGATGTGCCACGAATGGGGCCTGACCTGGGGCTCGCATTCGAACAACCACTTCGATATCTCGCTGGCCATGTTCACGCACGTGGGCGCGGCGGCGCCGGGCAGGATCACGGCCCTGGACACGCACTGGATATGGCAGGATGGGCAACGCCTGACCAAGGAGCCGCCGAAGATCGAAGGCGGCAAGGTCAAGGTGCCGAAACAGGCGGGCCTGGGCCTGGAGATCGACGAGGCGCAGCTGGAGGCCGCCCATGCGCTGTACCTGCAGCACGGCCTGGGCGCGCGCGACGATGCGATCGCCATGCAGTACCTGATCCCGAACTGGACCTTCGACAGCAAGCGGCCTTGCATGGTGCGCTGA
- a CDS encoding porin produces the protein MIIRSTLAAGLAVGLSASALAQGNVTVYGRIDMGLEMVQRSGGDAPSDSSGRMFTDTSYWGLRGSEDMGGGMKAYFKLESGFNPNDGRGGAIFNRESYLGLSGRLGSLQAGHQFAPAVTLTGRLDPFQRSMNGLIQNLMQTNAGNAQRGTFSQRQNAVQYISPTMQGFTVRALYAFSEQFAEPRALNRSRALGLEYANGPLYSAFSYESSEIATVPAGGTRRNDTYLGGLTYDFEVVKLHGLYMRNNLEHAPGAHGFMVGASAPFAGGTVRASYTWRTLRGEDGQDASVAALGYTYPLSKRTMVYTSLAYLDNGRQARYALWPSSKAASLSAPGQDVRSLQVGMRHMF, from the coding sequence ATGATTATCCGCAGCACACTCGCGGCCGGCCTGGCCGTGGGACTCTCGGCCAGCGCGCTGGCGCAGGGCAACGTCACGGTCTATGGCCGTATCGACATGGGACTGGAAATGGTCCAGCGCAGCGGCGGCGATGCGCCAAGCGACTCGTCGGGCCGCATGTTCACGGACACGTCCTACTGGGGCCTGCGCGGCTCGGAAGACATGGGCGGCGGCATGAAGGCCTATTTCAAGCTGGAATCGGGTTTCAACCCCAACGACGGCCGCGGCGGCGCGATCTTCAACCGCGAGTCCTACCTGGGCCTGAGCGGCCGGCTGGGCAGCCTGCAGGCCGGCCACCAGTTCGCGCCCGCCGTCACGCTGACCGGACGCCTGGACCCTTTCCAGCGCTCCATGAACGGCCTGATCCAGAACCTCATGCAGACGAATGCCGGCAACGCGCAGCGCGGCACGTTCTCGCAGCGGCAGAACGCCGTGCAGTACATCTCGCCCACGATGCAGGGCTTCACCGTGCGCGCGCTGTACGCCTTCAGTGAACAGTTCGCCGAACCCCGCGCGCTGAACCGCTCGCGCGCCCTGGGCCTGGAATATGCCAACGGCCCGCTGTACTCGGCATTTTCGTATGAGTCGAGCGAGATCGCCACCGTCCCCGCCGGCGGCACGCGTCGCAACGACACCTACCTGGGCGGGCTCACCTATGACTTCGAGGTGGTGAAGCTGCACGGCCTATACATGCGCAACAACCTCGAACATGCGCCGGGTGCGCACGGCTTCATGGTGGGGGCCAGCGCGCCTTTTGCTGGCGGCACGGTGCGCGCCTCGTACACCTGGCGCACGCTGCGCGGCGAGGACGGACAGGACGCCAGCGTGGCCGCGCTGGGCTACACCTATCCGTTGTCCAAGCGCACGATGGTCTACACCTCGCTCGCCTACCTGGACAACGGCCGCCAGGCCCGCTACGCCCTGTGGCCCAGCTCGAAGGCCGCGTCGCTCAGCGCACCGGGCCAGGACGTGCGCAGCCTGCAGGTCGGCATGCGCCATATGTTCTAG
- a CDS encoding mandelate racemase/muconate lactonizing enzyme family protein — protein MRITALETIRLSEYPNLIWVQIHTDQGLVGLGETFRGAQAVETYLHTMAAPQLIGQDARRIERHSKTLLRGYLGFNGSGVETRAASAVDIALWDLFAQSCGQPLYQMLGGLCHERMRAYNTCAGSDYNNRSVQRRTISKGQGGVRGRYDDQVAFVERPEELAQSLLEEGFTAMKIWPFDTAAARTDGQFVSAADMREGLEPFERIRAAVGDKIEIMCEFHSMWNLTSALAIARELKALRPFWSEDPIKMDSVQALADYRRLGGLPVCGSETLATRGAFRDLLAADALDVVMVDLSWCGGISEARKIATLAEAYQKPLAPHDCTGPVVLMASLHLALSSPNAIFQEMVRAFVNGFYKDLVTELPVFDHGFLLPPDRPGLGTSLAEGLRQREDACVRITRA, from the coding sequence ATGCGCATCACCGCACTGGAAACCATCCGGTTAAGCGAATATCCGAACCTGATCTGGGTGCAGATCCATACCGACCAGGGACTGGTGGGGCTGGGCGAGACCTTCCGCGGGGCGCAAGCCGTGGAAACCTATCTCCACACCATGGCCGCGCCGCAGCTGATCGGCCAGGACGCGCGCCGCATCGAGCGGCACAGCAAGACGCTGCTGCGCGGCTACCTGGGCTTCAACGGCAGCGGCGTCGAGACCCGCGCCGCATCGGCGGTGGACATCGCGCTGTGGGACCTGTTCGCGCAATCCTGCGGCCAGCCGCTGTACCAGATGCTGGGCGGCCTCTGCCACGAGCGCATGCGCGCCTACAACACCTGCGCGGGCAGCGACTACAACAACCGCAGCGTGCAGCGCCGCACCATCAGCAAGGGCCAGGGCGGCGTGCGCGGCCGCTATGACGACCAGGTCGCCTTCGTGGAACGCCCGGAAGAGCTGGCGCAGAGCCTGCTCGAGGAGGGTTTCACCGCCATGAAGATCTGGCCCTTCGACACGGCGGCAGCCCGCACCGATGGACAATTCGTGTCGGCGGCCGACATGCGAGAGGGCCTGGAACCCTTCGAGCGCATCCGCGCTGCCGTGGGTGACAAGATCGAGATCATGTGCGAGTTCCACTCCATGTGGAATCTCACCAGCGCGCTGGCCATCGCGCGCGAACTGAAGGCGCTGCGCCCGTTCTGGTCGGAAGACCCCATCAAGATGGACAGCGTGCAGGCGCTGGCCGATTACCGCCGCCTGGGCGGCCTGCCCGTGTGCGGCAGCGAAACCCTGGCCACGCGCGGCGCCTTTCGCGACCTGCTGGCCGCCGACGCGCTGGACGTCGTGATGGTGGACCTGTCGTGGTGCGGCGGCATCAGCGAGGCGCGCAAGATCGCGACGCTGGCCGAGGCCTACCAGAAGCCGCTGGCCCCGCATGACTGCACGGGGCCGGTCGTGCTGATGGCCTCGCTGCACCTCGCGCTCAGTTCGCCCAATGCGATCTTCCAGGAGATGGTGCGCGCCTTCGTGAACGGCTTCTACAAGGACCTGGTCACCGAGCTGCCTGTGTTCGACCACGGTTTCCTGCTTCCGCCCGACCGTCCGGGGCTGGGCACCAGCCTGGCGGAAGGCCTCAGGCAGCGCGAAGACGCCTGCGTGCGCATCACGCGCGCTTAA
- a CDS encoding Bug family tripartite tricarboxylate transporter substrate binding protein, translating to MIRTLLLASMVALAAAPAHAQAYPDRPVKLVAPIPPGGAGDMVARLLANAASQELGQQVIVDNRPGATGNIGTTLVARSPADGYTLLFCSIGNCAVNASLYANPGYKLLEDFRPVMLIGSSINVLTAGPDTGIDSLQTLITRAKAGNISYASSGVGASNHLGGELLKVSAGIPMLHVPYKGSGPAINDLLGGQVDVFFDNEPSILPFVRTGKVKALAVTGKTRSANLPDVPTLVELGYADFVIEPWYAIAVPKDTPDDVVARLSSALRAALAQEKVQQTLRAAGITPAGGTPEQLDTLIRSEVTRWAQLIKQQNIQGN from the coding sequence ATGATCCGTACCCTGCTGCTCGCCAGCATGGTGGCGCTGGCCGCCGCGCCTGCCCACGCGCAAGCCTACCCTGACCGTCCCGTGAAGCTGGTCGCGCCCATTCCGCCGGGCGGCGCCGGCGACATGGTGGCCCGGCTGCTGGCCAACGCCGCCTCGCAGGAACTGGGCCAACAGGTGATCGTCGACAACCGCCCCGGCGCCACCGGCAACATCGGCACGACCCTGGTGGCCCGCTCGCCGGCCGACGGCTACACCCTGCTCTTCTGCAGCATCGGCAACTGCGCGGTCAATGCCAGCCTGTACGCCAACCCAGGCTACAAGCTGCTGGAAGACTTCCGGCCCGTCATGCTCATCGGCTCGTCCATCAACGTGCTGACGGCCGGCCCCGACACCGGCATCGACTCACTGCAGACCCTGATCACCCGCGCCAAGGCCGGCAACATCTCCTATGCCTCGTCGGGCGTCGGCGCCTCCAATCACCTGGGCGGCGAACTGCTCAAGGTGTCGGCCGGCATCCCCATGCTGCACGTCCCCTACAAGGGCTCGGGTCCCGCCATCAACGATCTGCTCGGCGGGCAAGTCGACGTGTTCTTCGACAACGAGCCCTCCATCCTGCCCTTTGTCCGTACCGGCAAGGTCAAGGCCCTGGCCGTCACCGGCAAGACACGCTCGGCCAACCTGCCCGACGTGCCCACGCTGGTCGAGCTGGGCTACGCCGACTTCGTCATCGAACCCTGGTACGCCATCGCCGTGCCCAAGGACACGCCCGACGACGTGGTGGCGCGTCTGAGCAGCGCCCTGCGGGCCGCCCTGGCACAGGAAAAAGTGCAGCAGACGCTGCGCGCGGCCGGCATCACGCCCGCCGGCGGCACGCCCGAGCAGCTGGACACGCTGATCCGCAGCGAAGTCACGCGCTGGGCGCAACTGATCAAGCAGCAGAACATCCAAGGAAACTGA
- a CDS encoding dihydrodipicolinate synthase family protein produces MKTSAVSPADIRASVMAVPPLARHADLTLNPGANAALIRHIEAGGIRTLLYGGNANLYNTGLYEYASLLDMLAEQASESTWVIPSAGPDYGTLMDQAPVLKARHFPAVMALPLAFAASPGGVARGLRLFAEAAGTPLLLYIKSEQYLTLDAIGALMDEGVACAIKYAVPREDPAQDAFLGALLDRVGTERVVCGLAETPVLTHMREFGLPSFTSGGVCIAPTLSQGLLKTAQRQDWAAAEPLRDAFLPFERQRERTGVFATMHDAVTLAGIADMGPLQPMLENLPQSAHAAVRPIAEALLAAEQQARQKA; encoded by the coding sequence ATGAAAACGTCCGCCGTCTCCCCGGCTGATATCCGCGCCAGTGTCATGGCCGTGCCGCCGTTGGCCCGCCACGCCGACCTCACCCTGAACCCCGGCGCCAATGCGGCGCTGATCCGCCACATCGAGGCAGGCGGCATCCGCACCCTGCTGTATGGCGGCAATGCCAATCTCTACAACACCGGGCTCTATGAGTACGCCAGCCTGCTGGACATGCTGGCCGAGCAGGCCAGCGAAAGCACCTGGGTGATTCCATCGGCCGGACCCGATTACGGCACCCTGATGGACCAGGCGCCGGTGCTGAAGGCACGGCACTTTCCTGCCGTCATGGCGCTGCCCCTGGCCTTCGCGGCCAGCCCGGGTGGCGTCGCGCGCGGCTTGCGGCTGTTCGCCGAGGCAGCCGGCACGCCCCTGCTGCTGTACATCAAGTCCGAGCAATACCTTACGCTCGATGCCATTGGCGCGCTCATGGACGAGGGCGTGGCCTGCGCGATCAAGTACGCGGTGCCCCGCGAGGACCCCGCGCAGGATGCCTTCCTGGGCGCCCTGCTGGACCGTGTCGGCACCGAGCGCGTGGTCTGCGGCCTGGCTGAAACGCCGGTCCTGACCCATATGCGTGAGTTCGGCCTGCCCAGCTTCACCTCGGGCGGCGTATGCATCGCGCCCACCCTCAGCCAAGGCCTGCTGAAGACCGCGCAGAGGCAGGACTGGGCCGCCGCCGAGCCGCTGCGCGACGCCTTCCTTCCCTTCGAGCGCCAGCGCGAACGCACGGGTGTCTTCGCCACCATGCATGATGCCGTGACGCTGGCGGGCATCGCCGACATGGGCCCCTTGCAGCCCATGCTGGAAAACCTGCCGCAATCGGCGCACGCGGCGGTCCGCCCGATCGCCGAGGCCCTGCTGGCCGCCGAGCAACAGGCCCGCCAGAAGGCCTGA
- a CDS encoding FadR/GntR family transcriptional regulator, translating to MAVTRPKSFHEQIVETLGRRIVSGEIAPQGQVPTEAALAESLGVGRLALREAMKALAARGLVVIRPKTGTHVLPREHWNLFDPLVLKWHTQAAAIDRKFLADLIELRRVIEPAAARLAAANGSDADIALMRESFEAMVAARTREDYIQADLRFHGMLLKASGNQFIGQLAGALSEVLKTSFSASSTHSADAAALGLHEDLLRACEARDPQAADQAVQALIARAVRNIASGQVVQGGPSQA from the coding sequence ATGGCTGTGACTCGGCCCAAGAGCTTTCACGAACAAATCGTCGAAACGCTGGGTCGCCGGATCGTCTCGGGCGAGATCGCGCCGCAAGGCCAGGTGCCCACCGAGGCCGCCCTGGCCGAGAGCCTGGGCGTCGGCCGCCTGGCGTTGCGCGAGGCCATGAAAGCCCTGGCCGCGCGCGGCCTGGTGGTGATCCGGCCCAAGACCGGCACCCACGTCCTTCCCCGCGAGCACTGGAACCTGTTCGACCCGCTGGTGCTCAAGTGGCACACGCAGGCGGCCGCCATCGACCGCAAGTTCCTGGCGGACCTGATCGAACTGCGCCGTGTGATCGAGCCGGCGGCGGCACGGCTGGCGGCGGCCAATGGCTCGGACGCCGACATCGCGCTGATGCGCGAATCCTTCGAGGCCATGGTTGCCGCGCGCACGCGCGAAGACTACATCCAGGCCGACCTGCGTTTCCACGGCATGCTGCTGAAAGCCAGCGGCAACCAGTTCATCGGCCAACTGGCCGGGGCGCTGTCGGAAGTGCTGAAAACGAGCTTCTCGGCGTCCAGCACGCATTCCGCCGATGCGGCGGCGCTGGGGCTGCACGAAGACCTGCTGCGCGCCTGTGAGGCGCGGGACCCGCAGGCCGCCGACCAGGCGGTGCAGGCGCTGATTGCGCGGGCGGTCAGGAATATCGCGTCGGGCCAGGTTGTGCAGGGCGGGCCGTCGCAGGCTTGA
- the serB gene encoding phosphoserine phosphatase SerB, with translation MTATHLVIQSPALAADLVEQAAAVAMANGSTRLGTTAVRLMDVDPDPGTRAAVHDWCAQASVDYAYVTPGVALRQCKVLAMDMDSTLINIECIDEIADIVGRKPEVSAITEAAMRGEIKDFSESLRRRVALLEGVPAEALERVYTERLRLNPGAEKLVSTAQAAGIKVLLVSGGFTFFTDRLRERLSLDAAHANVLEIDRGVLTGKVTGDIVDAYGKAVHLREFARQHGAAQEEIIAIGDGANDLQMLGLAGYSVAYRAKPVVRQHARYALSHSGLDGVLNWFES, from the coding sequence ATGACCGCCACGCATCTCGTCATCCAGTCCCCCGCCCTTGCCGCCGACCTCGTCGAACAGGCGGCCGCCGTCGCCATGGCCAACGGCTCCACCCGCCTGGGCACCACCGCCGTGCGCCTGATGGACGTCGATCCCGACCCGGGCACCCGCGCCGCCGTGCACGACTGGTGCGCCCAGGCCTCGGTGGACTACGCCTACGTCACGCCCGGCGTCGCACTGCGCCAGTGCAAGGTGCTGGCGATGGACATGGACTCCACGCTCATCAACATCGAGTGCATCGACGAGATCGCCGACATCGTGGGCAGGAAGCCCGAGGTCTCGGCCATCACCGAAGCCGCCATGCGCGGCGAGATCAAGGATTTCTCGGAAAGCCTGCGCCGCCGCGTCGCCCTGCTGGAAGGCGTGCCGGCCGAAGCGCTGGAACGCGTCTACACCGAGCGCCTGCGCCTGAACCCCGGCGCCGAAAAACTGGTGTCCACGGCCCAGGCCGCGGGTATCAAGGTGCTGCTGGTGTCCGGCGGCTTCACGTTCTTCACCGACCGCCTGCGCGAGCGCCTGTCGCTCGATGCCGCCCATGCCAATGTGCTGGAGATCGACCGCGGCGTGCTGACGGGCAAGGTCACGGGCGACATCGTGGACGCCTACGGCAAGGCCGTGCACCTGCGCGAGTTCGCCAGGCAGCATGGCGCCGCGCAGGAAGAGATCATCGCCATCGGTGACGGCGCCAATGACCTGCAGATGCTGGGGCTGGCGGGCTACTCGGTGGCCTATCGCGCCAAGCCCGTGGTGCGCCAGCACGCACGCTACGCACTCAGCCACTCGGGCCTGGACGGCGTGCTGAACTGGTTCGAATCCTGA